From the genome of Clostridium sp. BNL1100, one region includes:
- a CDS encoding spore germination protein GerW family protein — protein MANSFNFSEGMSVIFDKLENFLKTKTVVGEPIKIGDVTLVPFINMSFGLGIGGGTGNDDKGMGGEGGGGGTGAKISPTAVLVISGDKVELLPIKKSGGLDKLLDMVPGIVEKIQEKKEEENSKNELKEEQ, from the coding sequence ATGGCGAATAGTTTCAATTTTAGTGAAGGCATGAGTGTTATCTTTGACAAACTGGAAAATTTCTTAAAGACAAAGACAGTAGTAGGTGAACCTATAAAGATTGGTGATGTAACATTGGTACCGTTTATAAATATGAGCTTTGGTCTTGGAATAGGCGGAGGTACCGGTAATGATGATAAGGGTATGGGAGGAGAAGGAGGCGGAGGAGGAACAGGAGCAAAAATTTCTCCTACAGCCGTTCTGGTTATTAGTGGTGACAAGGTAGAGCTCCTTCCCATAAAGAAATCCGGTGGTTTGGATAAACTGCTTGATATGGTACCGGGTATTGTAGAAAAGATACAGGAAAAGAAAGAAGAGGAAAACTCTAAAAATGAGTTAAAGGAAGAGCAATAG
- a CDS encoding X2-like carbohydrate binding domain-containing protein: MNKMYFIISLLAALFIFPIAANAATDSTHPGFRVEGRFLYDNTGEKVILYGVNKMCIWTDKDGVPSFSEIAKTGANCVRITWGIDGSAEDLDTVIRNCRAEHMIPIIELHDATGDWSKLPSLVNYWIRPDVVNVIKKHQEYLLVNIGNEVGQSVTEATFKTDYESAVKKMREAGIHVPLVIDASSYGQSIDMLQACGPYLISADPDKNLMFSVHMWWPYMWGHSDQEVIDEIAQSVNINLPLIVGEFGHKWDETENGKIPYQTIMEQCYKNQIGYLPWEWGPGNNPQTFLDMTSDSTLATLNDYGKEVMLTNQYSVKNIAKRPASIMSNLPPVLPKEPLPYGNLAYIKTVTASSIESTQNNESNIVDGDFETRWASQVSDPSWICVDLGAKKEIDRLIICWEAAYATQYKIQVSDDGNTWTDVITQYNGTGKTEDIKLSCFGRYLRIYGMQRVNYQWPYSIWEIGVYGPESELSASISPTVAVFDKNPANAADIPVTLDPKSNTLNAVLNGPSVKLVAGQDYIIENKTNLIIKKEYLLGLPAGTTKLIFDYNNGVDPVLAIAVGDTTPGGSVQSPLISPSNVTFDRTSSTNLRVTISPNGNNLTSIMNGSVPLVPNIDFTISGDTVTIMRSYLASQPSENVNLTFDFSGNGIDPVLTVTFLKDTTCGDANLDGVIDALDYAILKQHLLGLTTLNHDILHFLDLNLDGTTDAIDLSIFKQYLLGKITYLPVTQ; the protein is encoded by the coding sequence ATGAATAAAATGTATTTTATAATATCCTTGCTGGCTGCTTTGTTCATATTCCCTATAGCAGCAAACGCAGCAACAGACTCAACCCATCCCGGATTTAGAGTCGAAGGAAGATTTCTGTACGATAATACAGGAGAAAAGGTAATTCTCTATGGTGTAAACAAAATGTGCATATGGACTGATAAGGACGGTGTTCCGTCTTTTTCGGAAATAGCAAAAACAGGCGCAAATTGTGTAAGAATCACATGGGGAATAGACGGTTCGGCGGAAGATTTAGATACCGTTATTCGCAATTGCCGTGCTGAACACATGATTCCCATTATTGAACTTCATGATGCCACCGGTGACTGGTCAAAGCTACCTTCGCTTGTAAATTACTGGATAAGACCTGATGTAGTTAATGTAATAAAAAAACATCAGGAATATTTGCTTGTTAATATAGGAAACGAAGTAGGTCAAAGCGTAACTGAAGCCACCTTTAAAACAGATTACGAGTCTGCCGTTAAGAAAATGAGGGAAGCAGGAATTCATGTACCTCTGGTTATAGATGCCTCCAGCTATGGTCAGAGCATAGATATGCTGCAGGCGTGCGGACCTTATCTCATATCTGCCGATCCCGATAAAAATTTAATGTTCTCCGTACATATGTGGTGGCCCTATATGTGGGGGCATTCAGATCAGGAAGTAATTGATGAAATTGCACAATCAGTAAATATAAACCTTCCTCTTATTGTAGGTGAATTCGGACATAAGTGGGATGAAACGGAAAACGGTAAAATACCATACCAAACAATTATGGAACAGTGCTATAAAAATCAAATTGGTTATCTCCCATGGGAATGGGGCCCTGGAAACAACCCCCAGACATTTTTGGATATGACATCAGACAGTACCTTAGCTACATTGAACGACTATGGTAAGGAAGTTATGCTTACCAACCAGTATAGTGTAAAAAATATAGCCAAGAGACCTGCCTCTATAATGTCAAACCTTCCGCCGGTTCTCCCAAAAGAACCGCTGCCATACGGGAATCTAGCCTATATAAAAACGGTTACAGCTTCATCTATAGAAAGTACTCAAAACAATGAAAGTAATATAGTAGACGGCGATTTTGAAACAAGGTGGGCTTCGCAGGTCTCAGACCCCAGTTGGATTTGTGTTGACCTTGGTGCGAAAAAAGAAATAGACAGACTGATTATATGCTGGGAAGCTGCATATGCAACTCAATATAAAATTCAGGTATCAGATGATGGAAATACATGGACTGATGTGATTACCCAGTATAACGGAACAGGCAAAACCGAGGATATAAAACTTTCGTGCTTCGGCCGTTATCTGAGGATATACGGAATGCAGAGGGTAAATTACCAATGGCCTTATTCAATCTGGGAGATAGGAGTATATGGCCCTGAATCAGAATTGAGTGCATCTATATCCCCTACAGTAGCAGTATTTGATAAGAATCCTGCCAATGCGGCAGATATACCTGTAACACTGGACCCAAAAAGTAACACACTTAATGCCGTATTAAACGGACCTTCAGTAAAGTTGGTAGCAGGACAAGATTATATAATAGAAAATAAAACAAATCTCATTATAAAAAAGGAATATCTGTTGGGACTGCCTGCAGGTACAACTAAACTGATTTTTGATTACAATAATGGAGTTGACCCAGTACTAGCCATTGCTGTCGGAGATACAACACCGGGAGGCTCTGTCCAAAGTCCATTAATCAGTCCATCTAATGTAACATTTGACAGAACATCTTCAACGAATTTGAGGGTAACTATATCTCCTAACGGTAATAATCTTACTTCAATTATGAATGGTTCAGTACCTCTGGTTCCAAATATAGATTTTACTATTTCAGGAGATACTGTAACAATTATGAGGAGTTACCTTGCATCGCAACCTTCCGAAAATGTAAATCTTACTTTTGACTTCAGCGGTAATGGAATTGACCCTGTACTTACAGTTACTTTTCTCAAAGACACTACTTGTGGTGATGCAAATCTGGACGGAGTTATAGATGCCCTTGATTATGCAATTCTCAAACAACATCTTTTAGGGCTGACAACTCTGAATCATGATATTTTACACTTTCTTGACCTTAATCTGGACGGTACAACCGATGCAATTGATTTATCTATCTTCAAACAGTATTTGCTGGGGAAAATAACCTACCTTCCTGTGACCCAATAA
- the hisZ gene encoding ATP phosphoribosyltransferase regulatory subunit, which produces MSRWKIYTPDGVQDILFDECYIKREIEKRIRNTFRSYGYYEIETPTIEFFDVFSSEIEHFPQESMVKFFDQKGRILVLRPDITVPVARITATKNRDVQLPIKYSYIGNVFRFNEVGGGRQNEFTQAGVEMLGDSSSESDAEIIAMAINTLKSAGLKEFKIEIGQVEFFKGLAEEAGFSNEDIDAISKQIDKKDLVGVEEILNRYEISTRLKELILKLTGLFGTVDVIKKFKNSAINERSLKAIENVEEVVSILCDYGLSEYVSIDLGMLKSLNYDTGITFRGFTNGVGFPILSGGRYDNLTSSFGKECPATGFSVRINMLMTAMENSGLTFERPSVDSLICYDKANRKRAIEIAEALRKQGMKIETFVLTEDINQAKRYASSKTIGGIIYIGDHDKITVYDMINDTKEETSFNALLNIE; this is translated from the coding sequence ATGTCCAGATGGAAAATATATACCCCTGACGGTGTACAGGATATCCTGTTTGATGAATGTTACATAAAGCGAGAAATAGAAAAAAGAATCAGAAACACATTCAGGTCTTATGGCTATTATGAGATAGAAACTCCAACAATAGAATTTTTTGATGTATTTTCATCAGAAATAGAGCATTTTCCTCAGGAATCAATGGTAAAGTTCTTTGATCAAAAAGGAAGAATTCTTGTATTAAGGCCAGATATAACTGTTCCTGTTGCAAGAATAACTGCCACGAAAAACAGGGATGTGCAGCTTCCAATAAAATACTCATATATAGGCAATGTATTCAGATTTAACGAAGTTGGGGGCGGCCGCCAGAATGAGTTTACACAGGCCGGGGTTGAGATGCTTGGGGATTCATCCTCGGAAAGTGATGCAGAAATAATCGCAATGGCAATAAATACACTTAAATCCGCCGGTCTCAAGGAATTCAAGATAGAAATCGGTCAGGTTGAATTTTTTAAAGGTTTGGCAGAAGAGGCGGGATTCTCTAATGAGGATATAGATGCTATATCCAAACAAATTGACAAAAAGGATCTTGTCGGTGTAGAGGAGATTCTTAACCGATATGAGATAAGTACAAGATTAAAAGAGCTTATTTTAAAGTTAACGGGATTATTCGGAACGGTTGATGTAATAAAGAAATTCAAAAATTCTGCAATAAACGAAAGAAGCCTTAAAGCAATTGAAAATGTAGAAGAAGTAGTATCTATATTGTGTGATTACGGCTTATCGGAATATGTGTCAATAGACTTAGGAATGTTAAAAAGCCTCAATTATGATACCGGAATAACCTTCAGGGGCTTTACAAACGGAGTTGGATTCCCGATACTTTCAGGAGGAAGGTACGACAACCTTACGTCCAGCTTTGGAAAGGAGTGTCCTGCTACAGGCTTTTCAGTAAGGATAAATATGCTTATGACAGCAATGGAAAACTCAGGTCTTACCTTTGAAAGACCTTCCGTTGATTCATTGATATGTTACGATAAAGCAAACAGAAAAAGGGCAATAGAAATAGCTGAAGCTCTCAGAAAGCAGGGTATGAAAATAGAAACTTTTGTTCTGACAGAGGATATTAACCAAGCTAAAAGATATGCTTCTTCAAAAACAATCGGAGGAATCATATATATTGGAGACCATGATAAAATCACCGTGTACGATATGATAAACGATACTAAAGAGGAAACAAGCTTCAATGCCCTTTTAAACATTGAATAA
- the hisG gene encoding ATP phosphoribosyltransferase, translated as MRYLTIALSKGRLTDMSVEIFEKIGIDCTELKSSTRKLILSDENNKIKFFLAKPADVPTYVEYGAADIGIVGKDTLLEEGRNLYEVLDLGFAACRMALAGPAELQGKIEELNIKRVGTKYPNIARNYFEKARRESVEIIKLNGSVELAPLVGLSEVIVDLVESGRTLKENGLVVLDTIADISARMVVNRVSMKMENQRIQKIIDGVREELSARG; from the coding sequence ATGAGATATTTGACAATTGCTCTTTCAAAGGGCAGACTTACAGATATGTCGGTAGAAATCTTTGAGAAGATTGGAATAGACTGTACGGAACTTAAATCATCCACCAGAAAGCTTATACTGTCTGATGAAAACAACAAGATAAAGTTTTTCCTTGCTAAACCTGCAGATGTGCCAACCTATGTTGAGTACGGGGCAGCAGACATAGGAATAGTGGGAAAGGACACATTGCTAGAGGAAGGCCGAAATCTATATGAGGTACTTGATTTGGGATTTGCAGCCTGCAGAATGGCATTGGCAGGGCCGGCAGAATTACAGGGAAAGATAGAAGAGCTAAATATAAAAAGAGTAGGTACAAAGTATCCGAATATTGCAAGAAATTATTTTGAAAAAGCCAGAAGAGAAAGCGTAGAAATAATAAAACTCAACGGTTCTGTGGAACTTGCACCTTTGGTGGGTTTATCAGAGGTTATTGTAGATTTGGTTGAAAGCGGCAGAACACTGAAAGAAAACGGCTTGGTAGTACTTGATACAATAGCAGACATCAGTGCAAGAATGGTTGTAAACAGAGTAAGCATGAAAATGGAAAACCAACGAATACAGAAAATAATAGACGGAGTTAGAGAAGAATTATCCGCAAGGGGGTAA
- the hisD gene encoding histidinol dehydrogenase, with protein MLNIVDLRSDFDGSAAKDLYRKLTQRTGTQNGGNVINIVAEIIDNVKENGDIALKEYTKKFDKAEIETIKVSEEEITSAYKKVDPQLLETIKKSRQNIWSFHEKQLQNSWINPKEDGTMLGQLVRPLEKVGLYVPGGTAPLISSVLMTAVPAKVAGVEKLIMCTPPSQDGSINSAILVAAREAGVDEVYRAGGAQAVAAMAYGTETIPSVDKICGPGNIYVATAKRLVFGDCDIDMFAGPSEILVIADSSAVPEYVAADLISQAEHDILASSVLVTDDVSLLDSVKTQIEKQLLILKRNEIIEKSLKNYGFGILVDNIEEAIEVSNNIAPEHLELCIKEPMSILGMIKNAGAIFVGNYSPEPLGDYMAGPSHVLPTSGTARFSSPVNVDQFIKKSSLIYYNKKSLETTSNDIVRFAEAELLDAHANAIKVRFNK; from the coding sequence ATGCTAAACATTGTAGATTTACGCAGTGACTTTGACGGGTCTGCCGCAAAGGATTTATACAGAAAATTAACACAGAGAACCGGAACCCAAAACGGCGGGAACGTAATCAACATTGTAGCAGAAATAATTGACAACGTTAAAGAAAATGGTGACATTGCTTTAAAAGAATACACAAAGAAATTCGATAAAGCAGAAATTGAAACCATAAAAGTCTCGGAAGAGGAAATTACCTCTGCATACAAAAAGGTTGACCCACAGCTATTGGAGACTATAAAAAAATCAAGACAGAATATATGGAGCTTTCATGAAAAACAGCTTCAAAACAGCTGGATAAATCCAAAAGAAGACGGAACCATGCTGGGACAGCTTGTAAGACCTCTTGAAAAGGTAGGCTTATATGTTCCCGGGGGAACAGCACCACTTATATCATCGGTATTGATGACAGCGGTTCCCGCAAAAGTAGCCGGAGTGGAAAAGCTCATAATGTGTACACCACCTTCACAGGATGGAAGCATAAACTCCGCAATACTGGTTGCAGCCAGAGAAGCAGGGGTGGATGAGGTATACAGAGCCGGAGGCGCACAGGCTGTGGCCGCAATGGCATATGGAACAGAAACAATACCGTCGGTGGATAAGATATGCGGCCCCGGCAATATTTATGTTGCTACAGCCAAGAGACTGGTTTTTGGAGACTGCGACATTGATATGTTTGCAGGTCCAAGCGAGATACTGGTAATTGCAGATTCAAGTGCAGTACCCGAGTACGTAGCTGCGGACCTCATTTCACAGGCGGAGCATGACATATTGGCATCCTCGGTGCTGGTTACAGATGATGTAAGTCTTTTGGACAGCGTAAAAACTCAAATAGAAAAGCAGCTTTTAATTCTAAAAAGGAACGAAATAATCGAGAAATCATTAAAAAACTATGGATTCGGAATACTGGTTGATAACATAGAAGAGGCAATAGAGGTATCAAATAACATAGCACCTGAGCACTTAGAGTTATGTATAAAAGAGCCAATGAGTATACTGGGAATGATAAAAAATGCGGGAGCAATATTCGTTGGAAACTATTCACCCGAACCCTTGGGAGACTACATGGCAGGGCCGAGTCACGTTCTTCCGACCAGTGGAACTGCAAGGTTTTCATCACCAGTAAACGTAGATCAGTTTATTAAAAAATCAAGTTTGATTTATTACAACAAAAAATCACTTGAAACAACAAGCAACGATATTGTAAGGTTTGCGGAAGCGGAATTATTGGATGCCCATGCAAATGCCATTAAGGTAAGATTCAATAAATAA
- the hisC gene encoding histidinol-phosphate transaminase: MIEELIRTEIRSFIPYNANQQPYKIKLDANESPFNLPSAVRKKLADYILEDPQLNMYPDTDSIQLREALGAYWNVDKENIVVGTGSDQLIQIIANVFLEKGEKVLYPAPSFGMYKDSCIIAGGKAIDYILDQNNNFSYSADKIIQVYEKEKPKIIYICSPNNPTGNLMPQDEIMKVLKACTKSIVVVDEAYADFSDTTVIPYIKEYENLLILRTFSKAFGLAGIRCGYSIASEKLTRAVNLARPPYNISSVSQYAATLVLSNIDEIKNNIKYLVEERERVSSKLVEIDGIKVYGSAANFILVKIQNSKDVYTKLCERGIFIRAFGSSTLLSDCMRITIGTHEQNSILLDELCTICYNK; the protein is encoded by the coding sequence ATGATAGAAGAATTAATAAGAACGGAAATACGTTCATTTATACCATATAATGCAAATCAGCAGCCCTATAAAATAAAACTGGATGCCAACGAGAGTCCTTTCAATCTTCCGTCAGCAGTTAGAAAAAAACTCGCTGATTATATATTGGAAGATCCCCAACTGAACATGTATCCTGACACGGATTCTATTCAATTAAGGGAAGCCTTAGGAGCATACTGGAACGTAGATAAAGAAAATATCGTAGTGGGAACAGGCTCTGATCAGCTAATACAGATTATAGCAAATGTATTTCTGGAGAAAGGCGAAAAAGTTCTCTATCCTGCTCCCTCCTTCGGTATGTATAAGGACTCATGCATAATAGCAGGAGGCAAGGCCATAGACTATATTCTGGATCAAAATAATAATTTCTCCTATTCGGCTGATAAAATAATACAGGTCTATGAAAAAGAAAAGCCAAAAATTATTTATATATGCAGTCCAAATAATCCCACCGGCAATCTGATGCCACAGGATGAAATAATGAAAGTACTGAAGGCATGTACAAAATCAATAGTTGTAGTGGATGAGGCATATGCAGACTTTTCCGATACAACTGTAATTCCATATATAAAAGAATATGAGAATTTGCTTATACTACGTACGTTTTCAAAGGCTTTCGGATTAGCCGGCATAAGGTGCGGATATTCCATAGCCTCGGAAAAGCTTACGAGGGCTGTAAATCTGGCAAGACCTCCTTATAATATCAGTTCAGTATCACAGTATGCTGCTACACTGGTTTTATCTAATATAGATGAAATCAAAAATAACATAAAATATCTCGTAGAAGAAAGGGAACGTGTTTCCTCCAAACTTGTCGAGATAGATGGAATAAAAGTGTACGGCTCAGCAGCAAACTTTATATTGGTGAAAATTCAGAACTCTAAGGACGTTTATACAAAATTATGCGAAAGAGGTATTTTTATCAGAGCCTTTGGTTCTTCGACCCTTTTATCTGATTGTATGAGGATAACCATAGGAACACATGAACAAAATTCCATATTGCTTGATGAACTATGTACTATCTGCTATAATAAATAA
- the hisB gene encoding imidazoleglycerol-phosphate dehydratase HisB: protein MREGLVTRNTQETQINVKINLDGKGDCQVNTGIGFFDHMLVLFTKHGLMDACFDVKGDLHVDSHHTIEDTGIAMGIAIRQALGDKKSIRRYGTAYVPMDESLVLVSLDLSDRAYLVFDANFSQPMVGQMDTQMVEEFFRAVAFNAGITLHIKVLHGSNCHHIIEAMFKAFGRAIDDATRLDTRIEGVMSTKGTL from the coding sequence ATGAGAGAGGGTTTGGTCACACGAAACACACAAGAAACTCAAATCAATGTAAAAATAAATCTGGACGGCAAAGGTGACTGTCAGGTGAATACCGGCATAGGCTTCTTTGACCATATGCTTGTATTATTTACAAAGCACGGACTTATGGATGCCTGTTTTGATGTAAAAGGTGATTTGCATGTGGATTCCCATCATACTATCGAGGATACGGGTATAGCTATGGGAATTGCAATAAGGCAGGCACTTGGGGATAAGAAATCCATAAGAAGGTATGGAACTGCCTATGTTCCAATGGACGAATCCCTTGTACTTGTATCTCTTGATTTGAGCGACAGAGCGTATTTGGTATTTGATGCTAACTTCTCACAGCCCATGGTAGGACAAATGGATACCCAAATGGTAGAGGAATTCTTCAGGGCAGTTGCATTTAACGCTGGAATTACTCTCCATATCAAAGTTCTTCACGGTTCAAACTGCCACCACATAATAGAAGCAATGTTCAAGGCATTTGGCAGAGCTATTGACGATGCAACGAGATTGGACACCAGAATTGAAGGTGTCATGTCAACAAAAGGTACGTTGTAA
- a CDS encoding phosphoribosylaminoimidazolesuccinocarboxamide synthase, which produces MLINNTDFIDLPLFVKGKVRNVYDLGDQLLIVVTDRISAFDVVFDELIPNKGTVLNSISAFWFDFTKDVIENHVITTDVSKYPKELSAFKDELQGRSMLVKKVQMLPAECIVRGYLEGSGLKEYQKTGTVCGIKLPAGLKQADKLPEPIFTPSTKESEGHDINVSFEELCEKIGTEMAQKLKDASLKLYEKASQHAESKGLILADTKFEFGMLDGELVVGDEMFTPDSSRFWAMDEYQPGRAQKSFDKQYLREYLESITWDKQPPAPELPQEVIRKTEEKYIEAYERITGKKFQGDKL; this is translated from the coding sequence ATGCTAATAAACAATACAGATTTCATCGACTTACCATTATTTGTAAAAGGAAAGGTAAGAAACGTATATGATTTGGGAGATCAGCTCCTTATAGTAGTAACAGACAGAATATCAGCCTTTGATGTGGTATTTGATGAATTAATACCTAATAAGGGAACAGTCCTAAACAGTATATCCGCATTTTGGTTTGACTTTACAAAGGATGTTATCGAAAACCATGTAATAACAACCGATGTCAGCAAATATCCAAAAGAACTTTCAGCTTTCAAGGATGAATTGCAGGGCCGTTCAATGTTAGTAAAGAAAGTACAGATGCTTCCTGCCGAATGTATTGTAAGAGGATATCTGGAAGGATCAGGACTTAAAGAATATCAAAAAACAGGAACCGTGTGCGGTATAAAACTTCCAGCAGGATTGAAGCAGGCTGACAAGCTGCCCGAACCAATATTCACACCATCCACCAAGGAGTCAGAAGGTCACGATATAAATGTGTCTTTTGAAGAACTTTGTGAAAAGATAGGAACAGAAATGGCCCAAAAGCTAAAGGATGCTAGCTTGAAGCTATACGAAAAAGCCAGCCAACATGCTGAAAGCAAGGGACTCATATTAGCAGATACAAAATTTGAATTCGGAATGCTGGACGGAGAACTGGTTGTAGGTGACGAAATGTTCACACCTGATTCCTCAAGATTCTGGGCAATGGATGAATACCAGCCGGGAAGAGCACAGAAGAGTTTTGATAAGCAATATTTAAGGGAATACCTTGAAAGTATTACATGGGACAAACAACCTCCTGCACCTGAGCTTCCACAGGAAGTAATCAGAAAGACAGAGGAGAAATATATAGAAGCATATGAAAGAATCACTGGGAAAAAGTTTCAGGGAGATAAGCTATGA
- the hisH gene encoding imidazole glycerol phosphate synthase subunit HisH, translated as MIAIIDYGVGNLASVNKAFSFIGYDSKITSDHKEILAADKVVLPGVGAFADAMDSLEKTGMISVIKQVTQKRTPLLGICLGMQLLFDYSTEGGEKVGGLGLLKGSVNQFPLDMGLKVPHMGWNSLDIRQEKGIFNGVRQNSYVYFVHSYFVTAENTSDVAAVCKYGIGFDAAVCKGNIMGTQFHPEKSGDVGLEILKNFAELSTKEADNLL; from the coding sequence ATGATAGCTATTATAGACTATGGCGTGGGTAATCTTGCCAGTGTTAACAAGGCATTCAGCTTTATAGGATATGATTCGAAAATAACTTCTGACCATAAAGAAATACTTGCAGCCGACAAGGTTGTCCTGCCCGGTGTCGGAGCATTTGCTGATGCTATGGATAGTCTTGAAAAGACTGGAATGATATCAGTCATAAAGCAGGTTACACAAAAGAGAACACCCTTGTTGGGAATTTGCCTTGGGATGCAGCTGCTTTTTGATTACAGCACTGAAGGAGGGGAAAAGGTGGGAGGCTTGGGCCTGTTAAAAGGTTCAGTAAACCAATTTCCCCTGGACATGGGACTAAAAGTTCCCCATATGGGATGGAACAGTCTCGATATCAGACAGGAAAAGGGCATTTTTAATGGAGTACGACAGAATAGCTATGTATATTTTGTACACTCATACTTTGTGACTGCTGAAAATACCTCAGATGTTGCCGCAGTGTGCAAATATGGAATCGGGTTTGATGCCGCTGTTTGCAAGGGAAACATTATGGGAACACAGTTCCACCCTGAAAAGAGCGGAGATGTAGGACTTGAAATACTAAAGAATTTTGCTGAGCTTAGCACCAAGGAGGCTGACAATTTACTATGA
- the hisA gene encoding 1-(5-phosphoribosyl)-5-[(5-phosphoribosylamino)methylideneamino]imidazole-4-carboxamide isomerase, which translates to MIIYPAIDIIDGKCVRLQQGSYSDVTVFGDSPVDMARKWESLGAGYLHVVDLDGARSGKSENAEIITQIAKTLKIPVQIGGGIRNLETIETYLSGGLSRVILGTSAVNNREMLVSALKEYKDKIAVGIDAKDGKVAIHGWEKTSDFTAVEFAREIESLGTKTIIYTDISRDGMLKGPNLQAMKEMAYSVALNVIASGGVSKLTDIVDLKQTGVSGVIVGKALYTGNVNLKEAIEAI; encoded by the coding sequence ATGATTATTTATCCCGCAATTGACATAATAGACGGAAAGTGTGTAAGGCTGCAGCAAGGCAGCTACAGTGATGTAACTGTTTTCGGAGACAGCCCTGTGGATATGGCAAGAAAATGGGAGAGCCTTGGAGCCGGATACTTGCATGTAGTTGATCTGGATGGTGCAAGATCAGGGAAATCGGAAAATGCTGAGATTATAACGCAGATAGCAAAAACTTTGAAAATCCCGGTTCAGATAGGCGGAGGAATAAGAAATCTTGAAACCATTGAGACTTACCTATCCGGAGGTTTGAGCAGAGTTATACTGGGTACATCAGCAGTGAATAACCGTGAAATGCTGGTATCGGCTCTAAAAGAATATAAAGATAAAATAGCAGTAGGAATAGACGCAAAGGATGGGAAGGTTGCCATCCACGGCTGGGAGAAAACAAGTGATTTTACAGCCGTTGAGTTTGCAAGGGAAATTGAATCCCTTGGTACAAAAACAATTATATACACTGACATTTCAAGGGACGGCATGCTCAAAGGTCCGAATCTTCAGGCTATGAAGGAAATGGCGTACAGTGTTGCATTGAACGTAATAGCATCCGGCGGAGTAAGCAAACTTACAGACATAGTTGACTTAAAGCAGACAGGAGTCAGCGGAGTAATTGTAGGGAAAGCTCTTTATACCGGGAATGTAAATTTAAAAGAAGCGATAGAAGCCATATAA
- the hisF gene encoding imidazole glycerol phosphate synthase subunit HisF, with translation MLTKRIIPCLDVHAGRVVKGVQFVNIIDAGDPVEAAAFYDKAGADELTFLDITASSDARSIMLDVVSRVAEQVFIPFTVGGGIRTAEDFRQILKAGADKVGVNSAALKRPELISEAAWKFGSQCVVLAIDAKKRADGSGWDTYLNGGRVNTGKDAVEWAIEAEKLGAGEILLTSMDKDGTKDGYDIELTRTISENVKIPVIASGGAGKMEHFKDALLDGKADAVLAASLFHFREMEIRDLKGYLKNNGIETRL, from the coding sequence ATGCTGACCAAAAGAATAATTCCCTGTCTTGATGTACACGCAGGGAGAGTTGTTAAAGGCGTACAGTTTGTAAATATAATAGATGCCGGAGACCCGGTGGAAGCAGCTGCATTTTATGACAAAGCCGGTGCTGATGAGCTTACTTTTCTGGATATTACTGCTTCTTCAGATGCAAGGTCAATAATGCTTGATGTTGTCAGCAGGGTAGCAGAGCAAGTATTTATTCCGTTCACTGTAGGTGGTGGAATCAGGACGGCAGAGGATTTCCGCCAGATATTGAAAGCCGGAGCTGATAAAGTTGGTGTAAATTCTGCTGCACTGAAAAGACCTGAGCTGATATCAGAAGCTGCATGGAAATTCGGAAGCCAGTGTGTAGTATTGGCAATAGACGCAAAAAAACGTGCTGACGGCTCGGGATGGGATACATATCTCAACGGCGGAAGAGTAAACACAGGTAAAGATGCCGTTGAATGGGCTATAGAAGCAGAGAAACTGGGAGCTGGTGAAATCCTGTTAACAAGCATGGACAAGGACGGAACAAAAGACGGATATGATATAGAGTTAACAAGGACAATATCCGAAAATGTAAAAATTCCGGTGATAGCATCCGGCGGAGCAGGAAAAATGGAGCATTTCAAGGATGCCCTTTTGGATGGAAAAGCAGATGCGGTATTGGCAGCGTCACTATTCCATTTCAGAGAGATGGAAATCCGTGATTTAAAAGGTTACTTAAAAAATAATGGTATTGAAACCAGACTTTAA